The following coding sequences lie in one Oncorhynchus kisutch isolate 150728-3 linkage group LG3, Okis_V2, whole genome shotgun sequence genomic window:
- the LOC109874719 gene encoding C-type lectin domain family 18 member A: MGSLTGPSCLLLFFMVTLQTLNSTHANRIITEKPGRVDSSESGFGLKEHFLIVTQHNRLRSWVTPMAANMQKMDWSEKLVKLAQERAKSCHTNPAPQDQPLRHIGWNTHHSAHATSSFAEVIDSWFEEGRDYMYLSGQCRENATCQHYTQLVWATSSNVGCARQLCLRGDALWELFVCAYSPGGNWEVNGRLVVPYVAGFSCSLCTSSMSGCFRLWDHVGGLCETPRNPCRMSCGQHGRLNISSCQCHCGPRFTGRFCQVRCSVKCVHGRYKEEECSCKCDVGYGGAECAEKQQFPFHSCDVRIDGECFMVSPEVDTYYGAKTRCQERGGILAQIHNQKVQDILTFYLSQLETSNEVTDPDFETRNFWIGLTYKPLKDSFRWDSGEIPTYNSFAFGQPDNQGFGNCVELQASSAFNWNDQRCKTRNRHICQYGPEHIALWEVGR, encoded by the exons ATGGGGTCTCTAACTGGTCCCTCGTGTCTGCTTCTGTTTTTCATGGTGACCCTCCAGACCCTGAACAGCACCCACGCGAATAGGATAATCACGGAGAAACCGGGCCGCGTTGATTCATCTGAGAGCG GATTTGGGTTGAAGGAGCATTTTCTGATTGTTACACAGCACAATAGGCTGCGCAGCTGGGTCACCCCCATGGCCGCTAACATGCAGAAAATG GACTGGAGTGAGAAGCTGGTCAAACTTGCCCAGGAGAGGGCAAAGTCCTGCCACACAAATCCCGCTCCTCAGGACCAACCGCTCCGCCACATTGGCTGGAACACCCATCATTCAGCTCATGCTACCAGCTCATTTGCTGAGGTCATTGACTCATGGTTCGAGGAAGGGCGGGATTACATGTACCTGAGTGGGCAATGCAgagagaatgctacctgccaaCACTACACACAG tTGGTGTGGGCCACCTCCAGTAATGTGGGCTGTGCCAGACAGTTGTGTCTGAGGGGTGATGCTCTCTGGGAACTGTTTGTCTGTGCATACTCCCCTGG GGGTAACTGGGAGGTGAATGGGAGGTTGGTGGTGCCCTATGTGGCTGgtttctcctgttctctctgcaCCTCTTCCATGTCAGGCTGCTTCAGACTGTGGGACCATGTGGGAGGACTGTGTG AGACCCCCAGGAACCCATGTCGTATGAGCTGTGGGCAGCATGGCCGTCTGAACATCTCCTCCTGCCAGTGTCATTGTGGACCTAGATTCACCGGACGATTCTGTCAGG tgcgcTGCAGTGTGAAGTGTGTGCACGGCCGCTACAAGGAAGAGGAGTGCTCCTGCAAGTGTGATGTTGGTTATGGGGGTGCTGAGTGTGCAG AGAAGCAGCAGTTTCCCTTCCACAGCTGTGACGTGAGGATAGATGGAGAGTGCTTCATGGTGTCTCCAGAGGTCGACACATACTATGGAGCCAAGACCCGCTGTCAg gagcGAGGGGGGATTCTGGCCCAGATCCACAACCAGAAAGTTCAGGACATCCTCACATTTTACCTCAGCCAGCTGGAGACCAGCAACGAGGTCACAGATCCTGACTTTGAGACACGCAACTTCTGGATCG GGCTGACATATAAACCCCTGAAGGACTCTTTCCGCTGGGACTCAGGAGAAATCCCCACATACAACAGCTTCGCCTTTGGACAGCCTGACAACCAGGG ctTTGGGAACTGTGTGGAGCTGCAGGCTTCCAGCGCCTTCAACTGGAACGACCAGCGCTGTAAAACACGCAACCGACACATCTGCCAGTACG GTCCAGAGCACATAGCCCTGTGGGAGGTTGGTCGGTGA